GCTCATTTGGGAAGTAACAAACCATATCCTCTACATGGCTGAAGAATGTGACATTTGTCTGACTTATCCACAGAAGATACTCTTTTAAATTACAATCACAAACATATGGGTTCCTTCCAAGATCAATGAGACTAAGTGAACTGAAGAGGTCTGGGTTAGGTGAGCCAAGAATATTTCCAGATAAATTAAGAACCTTCAGACTTTCAGGGAAAACATTATTAGGGAGATGGGTAAGCAAGTTGAGGGAAAGATCCAGTGAATTCAAGGTGATTAACCCCTTAAAAATAGCTTCTGGGAGAAACTGTAGAAAATTTTGGTTTAATCTGAGTCTGTTAAGTTTGTTTAGATTGTCAAACATATctaagcaaatgtttttttcccaaattaATTGCAACATGTTGTCCTCCAGGTCCAGGTATAGTAAATTGTTTTCCTTCGGGACGACAGAATTACTAGCACAGTCTGAAAGCTTATTATGTCGGAGTAAAATAAACTGAACATTTGGAAAATTCATCAAATCATAGAACACGCCTAGATCTCTTAGTCGATTTTCTGATAAGTCAACAAATATAGAGTTCTGGGCGAATGTAGAAAGACCATATGAAGACTGAATTTTATTGTCACCCAGCAGAACATTTTCCAATTTAGGAATCGGTGCAAACTCATGCagatttttaattgcatttcccCGAAGGTTCAaagtctgtaaactgaaaagtcCAGTGAAAGAATTGTGTTGAATGACACCAATATGGTTGTTTGACAAGTCAATTTCAGTGACACTGTGAAGACCCTCAAACGTATATGAAAATACCTCACCTATTAGATTATTTGAGAGATTCAGCGATTTTAAGTTTTGAAGTCCAGAAAATGCATCTTTCTTAATCTGGTTGATTTTATTGACAGATAATGTTATCTCTTTGAGCTCCTTAAAAGGAGCAAATACGAATGGTtctagtgaaaaaataaaatttctggACAACTTTAGAGATCTCACAGAACTGTTTTTAAGACCTTCAAAAGTTTCATTATTAGGATCCTTATTTTTGTTATATCCAAAAGACCTACCCATTATATTCTGACTTAAGATAACATGATGAATTATTGTCCCTCCTAATGCTCTGAATAAGAGCCGTGTTCTGTCAGCGTTGAGCGAATTCAAAGATAAGTCAAGGACTTCAAgagacacatttttaaaagggtTCCCACATGTTTTCCAGTCAAAATCAATTGCGTTCATGTGTTCAAGGTGGTTGGAGGAGAGGTCAAATAAGCTGAAAAATTTACCGCGAAACCCCAGCAAATCGTTTTCACATATAGTTTTGATTTTATTCAGCTTCAATACGACCTCCTTTAAATTTGTCAAATTGCGAAAGAAGAGATTAGGTTGGACTCTCTCAATAACATTACTGTTGAGGTATATGACTTCAAGTGACACCAAAGGTCGCAGGTACTCATCCTCTAAAATTGATGCAGAAAGCCCATTATATATTAGATTAAGccgttttaaattaaacaatccAACAAATGCATCTGGGTCCAAAACAAGATTTCTGTTACTTCCTAAGTGTAGAAAAACTAGGTTTGATAAATTcctaaaagcatttttctttaTCCTCAGAAACTGTGTTTTTTGCATTCCGAGATCCAAATTCTGCAGGAGCTCAAGGTGTAGGAAAGAAGTGTCATTCACTTCCATTATATAGTTCAAACTCAGGTCAACTGCAACAACATTAGAGGGCAAATATGGAACCCAGTTTAGAGACTGTGACTGACAAAAAGCAATTTGATTGATGATTTGACACGATGAGATTCTTCTTATTATCAAGaatatgataaaaatattttggctcCACATTGTGTtcctacaaaaacaaaaacaagacagCTCTGGTGAAACACATATGTACAGATAAATGTTTTCAGAGAAATCAATCCTAAATCTTTACTCACGTTCACAAATAATCACGATTATATGTATTTGCAAAATTTCTTTCTTAAAGTACTGCAAATTTAGCTTTTTGTAATACATTTAGAATTTATTGTAGACAGCATGAATATatgcttttgaattttttttttttgaatgctTTTGAAGTTTTCCAGAGAGCAGCATTGTCTGAAAGATTCCTGGACCTACTGGAATTAGTAAAGGGTagcaatgaaaaaatattcaactgAACAAACAAGTACTGTGTCATAATACATTATCTATTATTATAAACCTCATACATACTCTATTTATGGTTCATGTCACctgctgttttctcttttttttgtacagtacagtatatgcttttctGTTTTCCGTTCTCAAATAATATGGTgtttctttttaggattttactttttataaaaaatgaaaactacagtatatactgtactacattgTCACCTGCTCTTAAAAAgcttaaaagcagaaataaaaatgatgagTCTGAAACATTAAGCATTCAGTATACACATGTACACCGGTGCAATCACTATATTTATTTCCTCACGTACAACTTTGCAGTCTTCTATGCCAAAATGGTCAGAAAgtcatctggactgcattactaagtgtcaggagtaagtgactcatatctcaccttgatcaaccaatcagggaccggtagggccgagtaacccacgtgggactctgatgcccatggaactttcagccaatcaatgagctgaagttcctccaggtaaaaacaggcaacacagagagcctgagagattcagattcagattcagattcagattcaacaattctaaagggaattaaaaggagaattccagggcaggacggcccaggagcagaaggctcccaagggcaggacattctcgcagcgcgcctcctgaccatcctgagactcagcccggacaaccacggaacggccagtgtgtctgagtgccagaactttcctttgttctaagagtctagagtggaggttgccagagagtaaacagcagcaggcctcgtgaacaggttggacctatggacagctgaatcgctattcagaactagctcttcatcaggaacgaaccggtccttttcctgacttgctgggacccacagtcatcttttctcctgtgcacaaacttaaCTAGCaggccagtgagcatcagcagcacaccgtcgcaagccgcacagcacagcctggcaccgagccagagagcgcggattggacagcaacagcctgcaactgtttctttgtgcccgcaggagatctgaatccccaaagattggatgagtattcaacttcaatgcattacagctcgagaattcaattgttatcccaaccagttgatatcaatttaattcctaagagttatgtacttgttttgagtatctaatgtagaagttgtaaccaagttcatttatgaaacggtcttaatgaatgatatactgaacgtatgtcctcttgatgtgtaacactttgtaactgattgaatatataccttttgaattctgataaccctctcgataagatctgttaggtttatatgcatattctatgtattaataaatgtatcctcgtgtattagtacctgtgtgtgcgcgttgtttgagttatatcgcatggttcgattctaaagccatcaaaagaatcaactttgtgatttactgctacaattaataattgtctcagtaaatgcccaaaccctacagaactggtgccttcagagagccactatgattacatatttggcgtccctgaaccggttttccctacatttatattcatactgtatgtgcaatacgatttttctgcgtactgttctgttctagtttgttctttgtgtgtccggactgtgagtaactcttttagtgcacccctcactgtactgattgtattgtatgtattgcatTATTATGTTTGTTCAAACCAGTCAGACCTCAACACAAGTATAATTAGAACAGATTGGGAGTAAATAACTCACAAGCTTTTATAACACACCTGATCTTGTAATAATTAACTATACGATTATGAGAAAGCAATAATTCTAAAGAATattaagcaaaaaaacaaaatgtttcccCATACTGATAGTAATTAGCTTCTCTTGTATGCTGTGTATCAGTACTGACCACATTATTTGAACAGCATGACGTCTTTGTAACctgttgaaaatattttcttttctgtttccgatcaaaatacagtacatgctcacCAGACATTTgataaacaataattaaagtAAACAGAACTGCAAGGCAAATCCACCACCTAAATGACTGCCTCTGTCATGATCATTTCCACTCACT
This genomic window from Lepisosteus oculatus isolate fLepOcu1 chromosome 2, fLepOcu1.hap2, whole genome shotgun sequence contains:
- the LOC102693268 gene encoding toll-like receptor 5 isoform X1, which translates into the protein MWSQNIFIIFLIIRRISSCQIINQIAFCQSQSLNWVPYLPSNVVAVDLSLNYIMEVNDTSFLHLELLQNLDLGMQKTQFLRIKKNAFRNLSNLVFLHLGSNRNLVLDPDAFVGLFNLKRLNLIYNGLSASILEDEYLRPLVSLEVIYLNSNVIERVQPNLFFRNLTNLKEVVLKLNKIKTICENDLLGFRGKFFSLFDLSSNHLEHMNAIDFDWKTCGNPFKNVSLEVLDLSLNSLNADRTRLLFRALGGTIIHHVILSQNIMGRSFGYNKNKDPNNETFEGLKNSSVRSLKLSRNFIFSLEPFVFAPFKELKEITLSVNKINQIKKDAFSGLQNLKSLNLSNNLIGEVFSYTFEGLHSVTEIDLSNNHIGVIQHNSFTGLFSLQTLNLRGNAIKNLHEFAPIPKLENVLLGDNKIQSSYGLSTFAQNSIFVDLSENRLRDLGVFYDLMNFPNVQFILLRHNKLSDCASNSVVPKENNLLYLDLEDNMLQLIWEKNICLDMFDNLNKLNRLRLNQNFLQFLPEAIFKGLITLNSLDLSLNLLTHLPNNVFPESLKVLNLSGNILGSPNPDLFSSLSLIDLGRNPYVCDCNLKEYLLWISQTNVTFFSHVEDMVCYFPNELLGVRLLDLNTESCVEEDQRLILKLRLSAFISSVTIIILIMMSTITFIHFRGLCFVIYKKIITSVQGSPSVAFRDSYKYDAYLCFSSSDFKWVKTALLKRLDAQFSEKNLFRFCLEVRDFIPGEDRITNIRNAIWCSKKTVCIVTKEFLKDGWCIEAFNMAQTRLFTELQDVLIMVVVGGLPQFKLMKCDPIRTFIKSRHCLHWPEDFQDIDWFYEKLAQNILKEEKSKKQTDVLLQNIGVQS
- the LOC102693268 gene encoding toll-like receptor 5 isoform X2; the encoded protein is MWSQNIFIIFLIIRRISSCQIINQIAFCQSQSLNWVPYLPSNVVAVDLSLNYIMEVNDTSFLHLELLQNLDLGMQKTQFLRIKKNAFRNLSNLVFLHLGSNRNLVLDPDAFVGLFNLKRLNLIYNGLSASILEDEYLRPLVSLEVIYLNSNVIERVQPNLFFRNLTNLKEVVLKLNKIKTICENDLLGFRGKFFSLFDLSSNHLEHMNAIDFDWKTCGNPFKNVSLEVLDLSLNSLNADRTRLLFRALGGTIIHHVILSQNIMEDSAL